From one Humulus lupulus chromosome 8, drHumLupu1.1, whole genome shotgun sequence genomic stretch:
- the LOC133796997 gene encoding uncharacterized protein LOC133796997 has product MVKQKANYDAKKDAKVQQESKYSMYGYAPALQYWAYEAIQQLAVELVVSSGNMFPRMLSWSHRRNKDFTKFVIAPILLKKNLIVLPMLKPRPAEKDYYLSVTEGDLPLYLGLGQDPSETDEEEDATFEKMAEKVSQAAEATKIFVDAAPREEVAGPTPPIAPASAPASTCAPTSAPASAPASTCAPTSAPASASAPTPTPTPASASAPELADLIERLDRVEGRQETLLKNQSVILDVLSQILTFVKEKPRGSNEDSDSESLDISLDYVDDPTTPPTIIVTPAAETPGVVIVKPEDVAGVQFQRARRQRRKPDWFEDYTDPTRKRPRTDATAPADEATHVLDPLKKPDPKQYRTMCKWLLGDMLNKTPRDVTTGSHGPAWFLMLKTPQSWLNDGHIDVAEHMLRMRRKYFPNIYRQNAVVMNSYFSQVIPARYDQFKKTADKTKYYWDADIMSMLTGIEQQFLASWGGVEDVYWCQNYGQQHWFAIEASISSWTLTVYDSDNSVISDAKLEDIMSPWCFMLPSLLMQSKLFTDSLMLKIPSAGNRPHQFTLRRKQKHELPQSKRSGDCGVYAIKYIEHLMVGLPLEAICDENMEVFRNK; this is encoded by the exons atggtgaagcaaaaggccaactatgatgccaagaaggatgccaaggtgcagcaagagtccaaatacagtatgtatggttatgcccctgccttacagtactgggcatatgaggctatccaacagcttgcggtggagcttgttgtgagctcgggaaacatgttcccgaggatgcttagctggtcgcatcggaggaacaaggatttcaccaagttcgtcatcgcaccgatattattgaagaagaat ttaattgttcttccgatgttgaagcctcggccagcagaaaaagactattacttgtctgtgactgagggagatcttcccctttatcttgggcttggccaggatccctcagagactgatgaggaggaggatgcgacttttgagaaaatggCAGAGAAAGTTTCTCAGGCTGCCGAGGCAACCAAGATATTTGTTGATGCTGCCCCGagggaggaggttgcaggtcccacccctcctattgccccagcctcagccccagcctcaacctgtgccccaacatcagccccagcctcagccccagcatcaacctgtgccccaacatcagccccagcctcagcgtcagccccaacaccaaccccaacaccagcctcagcctcagcccctgagctggccgacttgattgagcggttggacagagtcgagggtcgacaggagacccttttgaagaaccagtcagtgatcttggacgtactcagtcagatcctgacatttgttaaggagaaaccgaggggctccaatgaagattcagactcagagtcattggatatttcgctagactatgttgatgatccaacgacgcctcctaccatcattgtgacacctgctgctgagactccgggagtcgttattgtcaagcctgaggatgttgctggggttcagtttcagagggctagacgccaaagacgcaagccagattggtttgaggactatacggatcccacgaggaaaagacctcgcactgatgCAACTGCACCAGCAGACGAGGCTACACAtgtgctggaccctctcaagaagccagatcccaaacagtataggacaatgtgcaagtggctTCTTGGAGACATGCTTAACAAGACCCCGCGGGATGTAACGACTGGGAGTCACGGTCCAGCGTGGTTTCTGATGTTGAAGACACCCCAATCctggctcaatgatggg catattgatgtggcagaacacatgcttcgtatgcgtcgcaagtattttcccaatatatatcgacagaatgcagttgtgatgaacagttatttctcacaagtgatacctgcccgatatgatcagttcaagaaaacagccgacaaaacaaagtattattgggatgctgacattatgtccatgttgaccggcatcgagcagcagtttctggcatcttggggaggagttgaggatgtatattggtgccagaactatggacaacaacattggtttgccattgaggcttccatttctagttggactctgactgtttacgattcagacaactcggtgattagtgacgcaaagcttgaggatattatgagtccatggtgctttatgctaccttctctgttaatgcagagtaaactgtttactgatagcttgatgttgaagattccatcagcaggaaataggccgcatcagttcacattgcgtcgcaaacagaaacacgagctccctcagtcaaagagaag tggggattgtggtgtgtatgctatcaagtatattgagcatctaatggtcggtcttccattggaagctatctgcgatgaaaatatggaggtgttcaggaacaagtga